CATCTCTTGCACATTCAACTACATTAAGTTCTCTATAAGCTTGCTTACCAAATAATTCACTTTGATTAAGGCAATTAGGACACCAATATGCTGAATATTTAACTACACCATTATCTTTAAGGTATTTTGCCAACTCGATTGATTCCCTAGTGCTTTCTGAGGTAACTATAAGTTCTCTCTGATTATCTAAGTGGGAGCTATTTAAAACACTTGGTAAAGGAAGCAAAACTAATAGTGAGATTAATAGGCGTTTCATTTATTTACTACTTTTCCTCCATATTTTCTGACTATCTTATCAAGCAAAATTCGTATATCTTTATTTTTAAGTTTCTCTATTTGCTGAAGATTTTCAAGAAGATCACATATTTGATCCTGGGTATCTTCATTTAATTCACTTACTGCCATTTATATTTAGAGTTTTTATATTCCAATTTTAAATCAAAAGTAAATTTACAAACTTATTGTATTTATATTTTTTTATTGCTATTTTTTTAAAGCGGACTAAGGTTCATATCTCCACGAGGATTTAGTCCGCTGAATTTTTAAAGATTAAATTTATTTTAGATCCCTCTTTAAGAAGTTGATTAGAAATATTCAAAAATATTTATCTTTGCTTAATTCCTAAATTCCATTGAAAAGCATTCTCATATAAACATTAATAGTGTGACACTATTTATTCAATAATGTTATTATTTCGCATCATAACTTTCTTAAAAAACTTAAACTCAATAAATTCATGCATCATTTTAATATCATCAGATAAAACTTTTTTATTAACTGCATATTCGTCCACATTAAGTGGAGATTTATTATTTTCAGAAAATGTTTCGTGACCAAAAGAAAAGTTTATAAAATCACTTTTATCATTATGATTTTGACCATAAGATTCTTTTAAGACACCACGAGACCTCAACGCTTCTTCAACCAATAAACCTGTGACTTTTGACTGACTATACTCATTATCATTGCACAATTTTTCAATAATTTTATGCACTTCTTCACTTGGTAAAAAACCAATTCTTTTCCTCGGAGAGGGCATAATTAAAAAAAAATTAGTGTCACACTTGCATATTATAAGTGTTGCACTATATTTGATTTAAGTCAACTAATTTTGCTATGCATATTTTATTATTTCCTGTAGGATTTATTCTTTGGTATCTAGCTTATGAAGCAAAACCTATCATTAATGATGAAGTAACACTTAATTGGGAAGAAAAAAATACACTTAAAAGAAATAAACTTTTAAATATAATTAACGAAAGCTTTTAAAATTTACTTTTTATCGATTTTGACCATTCCTTATGCTTATCATCTAGATCTGAGATTAACTGTTTTTGATATGTAAATTTGAGTTGATTTTCGTTAAGTGATTTTTTTGTGATAATCATCTCTTTAGAGAAAAAATAAGGAGTGTTAGAGCTACTAATTTTTTTTTGGACTTCCATATAATGAATTCATCTATTTTTTTTATATGACTTAAAAGGTTATAGTCTCAATATTTTTATATTCTTTTTATATTTCCTTCATATGTATTTTTAGCACGTTTGTAAAAAATATTAGTTTATTAAATAATAAAGGCTATATTTAGACAAAATATATGTTTTATCATGAATCTAAAGGAGAGAGGGATTACTGTTGGAGATTTACTAATAATACTAATAATAATAATCACTTCTACAATATTAATTAAATCATTTAGCAAGGATAAGAAAACAACACTTAATTATAGTAATCAAGAGCAAGTTTCTTATAATAAAAATTACTATCAAAAATTCATTTGAATAGCTTATATAAATTATTTATAAAACTCTTAATTAATTCAATTGACTATTAAGTATCTCTTATGTAAATTTCAAGAATTAATAATTATCAAACAATAAGTTTATGTACTTCAAATATTTTGATGAAATGGTTTAGAACTTTCCCATTTCAAGTTATCCTTTAAATCATTGATATCATTTGATATTGAAACTAAATTCACCATTTGAAGAATTTGACTTTTATTTAGCCTATTAATAATAATAAGTTTATTAAGCATTTCTAAAACAGATTTATCATTAATATTCATTGTTTGTATAAGAAAAAGATGATCCTTCAATTCGTATACCTTATCTTATAATTTAAAATTTTACTTTTAATGATAAGTAAAAATCTTTAGCTCACTTTTTTATAAATTCGTTTATTGTAAAAAGAAAAAAAAATGCAAAAAAACTCCAAGAAAGAATACCTTAATAGAGATGAAGTTAATGAAATGATTGAATCCGCTTTAAGGAGACATAATAGAAGATCTACAATAATATCAAGTGTACTTGGCTGGATCCTAATAGGAGGTTATTCGTTTGGACTTTTTCAAGCAGTTCAAAATGTCTAGTTAATCTTTTCTTTAAAGTAGAACTTGCTAGATGATAAATTAATATAAGACTAAGTATTTATTATGAGGGAATATATTGAGGCAAATCTTACAGTAATAAGAAAATATTTAAATAAACGAAAAAAGTATACATCAAAACTAAATAATGCTTCGATAATGGAAGAATTCAAAGAATGGAGCAAAGATCCATTACCAAAGACAGAATCAATTTGGACTTTACCAGACTTAACAAGCAATGAAAGATTAAAAAATTTTTGTCGCTCAATTAAAAAGGAAATAAGGTAAGTTTTTAACTGCCTAGTTGAATATGATTTACCTTTAAGTAAAAATAACCCGCAAATCCAACTATATTCAAAATTACAACGAAAACCCAAGCCCCAACTGGCTGATTAGAATCAAATTTTTTTATTTTAACTTTTTCCTTTAATCTTTCAATATATTTAGCCATAATAAAAAATATTAAAAAGAATATTTTTAATTATAGAGAGTTGAATTTAAAGGAATCTTAAATAAAATAAAATTTATTTTAATTCGAATTTTTATTGTCAAGCCTGTTAATGGGATATTTAATTAACTCCTTTTTGAGATTTTTTAAAAGTTTATTGTGATTCAAAATTGTAAATTTCCTAGTAAAGGAATAGTGCCATTTCATTGAATTAAAAAAAAACTTGCTAATTCATTATTAATAAAATTATAATACCTATTACGGTCATTCAGACCATACATAATTTAAACAAGGACAAATTTTTTCATGAGCTTAAGAGTTGGCCAAGAAGCACCAGACTTTAGTGCTACAGCAGTATATGATCAAGAGTTTAAGGAGATTACACTTTCAGGTCTAAGAGGTAAATGGGTTGTTCTATTCTTTTACCCACTAGATTTTACATTTGTATGTCCAACTGAAATCACTGCATTTAGTGATAGATACCAAGATTTCTCAGCACTTAATACGGAAATACTTGGGGTATCAGTTGATAGCAAACACTGTCATTTGGCTTGGATACAAACCCCAAGAAACGAAGGTGGTATAGGTGATATTAACTATCCCTTAGTTTCTGACTTAAAAAGAGAAATTTGCCAGGCGTACAATGTTCTAAATGATGATGGGGAGGCTGATAGAGGTTTATTTCTTATCAATCCCGAAGGAGTAGTTATGCATACGACTGTTAACAAGGCTCCTGTAGGAAGAAATGTAGATGAAACGCTAAGAATTCTTCAAGGTTATCAATACGTTGCGGCAAACCCTGATGAAGTATGTCCAGCAAACTGGACCCCCGGGGAGAAAACAATGTTAGAGGACCCCAAAGGTAGTAAGGAATATTTTTCTGCGCTATAGAAGAATTAGGAACATTTAAGTAAGTATTGAGTAGTAAATAATTATAAAAAAATAAAAAATAAATATATTCAAAAAGGGGATAAAATCCCCTTTTTGAGGTTTGGGCACGATCCAATCACTCAAATTAGTTTTATATGATAGGAAGGACCAGGTATAAAAAGAAAATTCTATGGCAACTAGGATAAAAAGATTAATTAAATTTAAGTCATTTAAGCCAAAATATCTATATATATAAAACTTATCATCTACACTAATATTATTAATTTGAAGATGCCAAATATAGAGAGAATTCAAAATAAAATTTACCAATATTATTTTTTTTAAAAGAAACCTAGATTTCTTAAAAATTAATAGGATAGAAATTAAAAATATGAAAAAACTTAACTGTGGAATATCCGGTTTTGGTACATTAATTCCTTCAAGAAATAAATTAAATATAAGATCAAAATTTATATATATATAATCAGCTATTAAGTAAGAGAGAAATATTAAATTTATTGCTACTAAGAATAATAATCTTTTTCCTTTAATTATTTTTATACTATGGATTTTATCCTTAGTAAAATTATAATATGTATAGTTTTTTATAGAATTTATATAGACCAAAGATGGACATATTGCACCGCTTAAATAGTAGAGGATTGAATAAAAGGAAATATCATTAATATTGAGTGAATACAAATTTAACCATTGTTTTTGAACAAATGGAAGAATAAGTAGAAATGAAAGTGTAACTAATAACTTAGTTGTATTGTTTTTAATTATCAAGAAAATATTTTTTTTAATTTAAAGCAATTAAATCAAACTTTCAACAATTTAGAAGTTGTTAATTTAAAAACTTTTTTATCTATAGTTTCTTGATTTAAAAGTATATCAACTAGTTTATCTAGTAAGACTCTATTTTTTTTCAATATTTTTATTGAATTATTTAAAGAAATTTTAGAAATGTTTATGATTTCGTTATCTATTTTAGAACTGGTATTTTCTGCTATGAGAGGCTTTCTTCTAAATAATCCATCTCCTAAATACATTTCATTATTATCAGAATCCATTGAAATTGGACCAATAATTGAAAATCCATATTTTGTAACCATTTCCCTTACGATATTTGTCGCATAAGCGATATCATTTATCGAACATTGTGTAATTTCACCTTCACCAAAAACTATCGTTTCTGCTGCTCTTCCAGCTAGAGCAATTTCAATTTTTGAAAATAATAATTTTTTTGAAATCAATCCACTAGAAATTACATCTTCGTCAGGGCATATTTTTGTATATCCTCCTATAGATCCAGATCTAGGTAAAATCGTAATTTTTTCAACTGATTCAATTCCATTTCTCACAGCAGATACAATTGCTCTACCTACTTCGTTATAAGCAATAATTTTTTTCATATTAGGAGAAGTTATTAATGAGCTTCTCAGGCCAATGGTAATTTTATCAAGAGCATTTTCTATATGAAGATCACTGATTAATTTAGATTCATCTCTTGCACAGTGAATAGCACTCTCGTTCATCAAGTTTGCAAGATCTGCTCCCGAAAATCCAACTGTTCTAGAAGCCCAATATCCTAAGTCAACTTCGTTTGAAAGTGGTTTGGAAAGTGAGTGAACTGAAAGAATTTTTTTTCTTCCATCTAAATCTGGAAGCATTACTTCAATTTTCCTATCAAATCTACCTGGTCTTAATAATGCTGCATCCAAGATATCTGGTCTATTTGTTGCTGCCAAAACAATAATCCCAGAATTATCAGCAAAGCCATCTAATTCAGTTAGAAGCTGATTAAGGGTTTGTTCTCTTTCATCATTTCCACCTCCGATCCCAGACCCTCTTTGCCTACCAATGGAATCAATTTCATCGATGAAAATTATACAAGGAGATTTTTCCTTAGCTTTAGAGAACAGATCACGAACTCTGCTTGCTCCAACACCAACAAAAAGTTCTACAAACTCTGATGCAGATATTGAGAGAAAAGGCACTCCTGATTCACCAGCAATTGCTTTAGCTAATAATGTTTTACCTGTTCCAGGCGGGCCTATTAGAAGAACTCCCTTAGGAACTTTTGCTCCAAGATTTTCAAATTTCTTTGGTTCTTTCAAAAATGTTATTACTTCTTTTAATTCCTCAGCGGCTTCAGGGACGCCAGCTACATCATCGAATCTGGTATCTACATCATCAATAGTTACAAATTTAGCTTGATTTTTGGTAAAACCAAAAGCTCTTGAAGCCAATTTTGATGTACTCCTCAAGATTAAGACTATAGCTAATATGAAAATCAGGAAAAGACTTATTGAAGCAAATGAATTAGCAGCTGAGGCTTCTTTTCTACTATTGTTAATAGTTAGATCTACCTTATTTTCAGTTGCCTTTTCAAGGATTAATTGATCGTTGTAAAGGATAGGTATTTTAAATTTATCGCCATTTTTATACAGAACATCAATTTCTCTCTGCCTTGGATAGAAAAATATTGATTCTATTTTCCCTGTCTCTATATCTTCTAGAAGATCCGAATAACTTGATTTAGAATCTGAATATGAGAATTTTGATCTAAACACTAATCTTTATAAGTTATTAATAAAGCATATATGCTTATTTAAAAAATTGACGTATATAAACAAAATATACTCAAAAGTTTTGGAGATAACCAGTTAAAGGTTATATTATTATATGGAAATAAAGAAACAGAATGGCTGTACCAAAGAAGAAAAAATCAAAGAGCAAAAGGAACCAAAGGCACGCTGTTTGGAAAGGAAAAGCAGCGACAGCAGCTCAAAAAGCTATATCTCTAGGTAAATCAGTTTTAACTGGGAAAGCTCAAGGATTTGTTTATCCTATTGAAGAAGAAGAAGAAGAGTAGCTTTTAAGATCCTAATTTAAATGCTTCAAGTATAATGGCATAAATTGCACCAATTCTTAATTTATCAACTACGGTCCATAGATAATAAAATTTTGAACTTGCGGCAGGTTTAATTCTTATAATGATTTCAATAAAAATAATAATTATTGGCACCATTATCAACTCATTTTTACCTTCAGATATAAATTTTGTAATAAAATTTGCGAACAAAAAATAACCTGTCAAAACAGAAATCAGACCAATAGATTTTGTTCTCCAAGTATCACTTAGAAAACCAAAAAATAAATTATTTAACTGGTAGGTAATTTTTGAAAAATTAGTTTTTTGCATCACTAAAAGACACTAAAAAATCACTTAGAAAGTTATGGTCAACATATGATTTTTTAAGTTTAGGGCCTTTAATTACATTTGCCACATTATTCTGATCACCAAGACTGTCTAAAATACAATCTAATTTAATATTTTCCTCAAGAACAATTGGGATATTTGAAGGAACAAAAATTGTTGGCAAGTTAGCTGCCAAGGAAGATTTCAATCCTGGATTGGAGTCTTCAAAAACAATAGAATTGTTTTTGTTTATACCACTTAATTGGATTGCCTTTAAATATGGTAATGGATTTGGTTTCTTTAATTCAACATCTTCGCTTGAAATAATGAACTCAAAAGGGTTGAAGCCATTAAAAAGATAATCAACAAGTAGATTGACTTGAATTCTTGAACTTGAAGTAACAATAAATTGTCTTACTTTTTTTCTATGTAATTCATTTATTAATCTAAAAACACCAGTTTTTA
This is a stretch of genomic DNA from Prochlorococcus marinus XMU1412. It encodes these proteins:
- a CDS encoding peroxiredoxin, whose amino-acid sequence is MSLRVGQEAPDFSATAVYDQEFKEITLSGLRGKWVVLFFYPLDFTFVCPTEITAFSDRYQDFSALNTEILGVSVDSKHCHLAWIQTPRNEGGIGDINYPLVSDLKREICQAYNVLNDDGEADRGLFLINPEGVVMHTTVNKAPVGRNVDETLRILQGYQYVAANPDEVCPANWTPGEKTMLEDPKGSKEYFSAL
- the ftsH gene encoding ATP-dependent zinc metalloprotease FtsH, encoding MFRSKFSYSDSKSSYSDLLEDIETGKIESIFFYPRQREIDVLYKNGDKFKIPILYNDQLILEKATENKVDLTINNSRKEASAANSFASISLFLIFILAIVLILRSTSKLASRAFGFTKNQAKFVTIDDVDTRFDDVAGVPEAAEELKEVITFLKEPKKFENLGAKVPKGVLLIGPPGTGKTLLAKAIAGESGVPFLSISASEFVELFVGVGASRVRDLFSKAKEKSPCIIFIDEIDSIGRQRGSGIGGGNDEREQTLNQLLTELDGFADNSGIIVLAATNRPDILDAALLRPGRFDRKIEVMLPDLDGRKKILSVHSLSKPLSNEVDLGYWASRTVGFSGADLANLMNESAIHCARDESKLISDLHIENALDKITIGLRSSLITSPNMKKIIAYNEVGRAIVSAVRNGIESVEKITILPRSGSIGGYTKICPDEDVISSGLISKKLLFSKIEIALAGRAAETIVFGEGEITQCSINDIAYATNIVREMVTKYGFSIIGPISMDSDNNEMYLGDGLFRRKPLIAENTSSKIDNEIINISKISLNNSIKILKKNRVLLDKLVDILLNQETIDKKVFKLTTSKLLKV
- the rpmF gene encoding 50S ribosomal protein L32, which codes for MAVPKKKKSKSKRNQRHAVWKGKAATAAQKAISLGKSVLTGKAQGFVYPIEEEEEE
- a CDS encoding DUF565 domain-containing protein codes for the protein MQKTNFSKITYQLNNLFFGFLSDTWRTKSIGLISVLTGYFLFANFITKFISEGKNELIMVPIIIIFIEIIIRIKPAASSKFYYLWTVVDKLRIGAIYAIILEAFKLGS
- a CDS encoding HAD-IA family hydrolase; protein product: MTYLEGVYWDLDGTIANTELEAHLPAFNNAFIDLGIDWNWDTNTYIKLLKINGGKNRIAYYAKSNNDNFSEDLILKIHETKQFHYLEIIKKNSVSLKTGVFRLINELHRKKVRQFIVTSSSRIQVNLLVDYLFNGFNPFEFIISSEDVELKKPNPLPYLKAIQLSGINKNNSIVFEDSNPGLKSSLAANLPTIFVPSNIPIVLEENIKLDCILDSLGDQNNVANVIKGPKLKKSYVDHNFLSDFLVSFSDAKN